The following DNA comes from Cucumis sativus cultivar 9930 chromosome 7, Cucumber_9930_V3, whole genome shotgun sequence.
TAGGTAGGAGACGGGTTGCACCAAATCATCCAGTATTCAAATTCAGGTTGGGAGGCTGTGTGGTTTGGTTTGTGTATGAGatatattttcaaagtttaagtgAGGTATctaagtaaaattataaaatttagaaatttagtaCTTCAAAATAGTGTATAGTCAACTATGTTTTTTAGATGATACTAAGTTTAATGATTCCAGTGGCAGTAGCCATTGATTTTATTGGCGACAGGTGATGGTCAGGCGGCGGCTCAGGAACCCAGCATTGTATTTGTACCATACCAAGTACCTATCTTTATTATCTATCAAACCACTCCCAATCCCAATCTCTTAAACACATATTCATTCTAAAGCTTCCACTAAATCGTACTTAGTACCCAActtacttaaaataaaaataaaataaaatacactTCAAGGACAAACGCTTTCGACGGCTGTGATTCAATGGTCAGATCAGATGATGAGAAAGTTTAACGGGTTTCAAGAGATTTCCTTTAGTTTGAAACTAATGGTGGAAGTGAAAATGGAACAGAGAGAAAGTTCGAACTTATTAAATTTACTCTTTTATTGATCTAAGAAAATTCAATGATAATGGAcaaaaaacaaggaaaaaaagagcACTATTGCAAAAGACTATAAGCAAGCTCACAAGTGGGGTTGCAACTACTAAATCAGcagaatcaaaattaaaaagatgaaactTGCCTTTCATATTCGTTTGCCCAGATGTACTGTTTTTTATTCCCGCGCAAAATTGCATCCTTTGTTTCTCCAGATTTGAACTCAGAATGAGCAACTCCAGCCATAGACAACCATTTCTTTAGCGACTCTTGGAccagtttctttctttctgcCCAATAATCTCAACGAACAGAAGCACAGATTGAATGCTGGTTGTACAGACCAGCCACATTTGTGAACTGCTGTCTGTTTCTCCTGTTTTTAACCACTATAAATCCTTCACCATCCCCGGCTTTATTCTTATTTACATCGCTGTCCTTCTCGTTTGGGTTATCGCCTGACTTCTGTAACTGTCCTTCATTCCCATATAGAATTTTGATTATGGCACTGTCGTTAGCTATAGCATCTGATGATTTTTCGGAAGGTTTGAACTTCTCTTTAGATGAAGGCTCGTCAGCACCAGAATCCATGTTCTGAACTGATTTCACAATGAAGCTCAACAAAATCTGCCTTGCAAGCTCTGACTTCTCACAGTCAGagatgtttttctttgttttaccTTCGATTGTAGCAGTCAATCCGTCAGCCAGTTTCTCGTTTTCATCCAGACTTGTTTTCGGCGAAGGATTCAATTCCGTGTGGACTTTGCTATTTGTATCTCCGTGGTTTGTTTGCCAAGCTCTTTGAGGGACGAATTCAGGGGCGTGTGGATTCATCATTGTTGGAGCTCCAAATCCACTTCTTCCCATGACAGGAGCTTGGTATTTCAAAAAACTGTGTTTCATCCGAAAAGAGTTGTTGTTTCGGTAATAGAGAGGTGAACGAGGTCCACAAGGGACTCTTGAAGTTGCTGGAGGAAGCAAAGGCTCTAAAGCACCTTGACTCGCTCTTACATCATATATGCTAGTGACTGCAGCTGTGTTTAAACCACTAGTCATAGAAGTACTAGGATTGAACGGTTCGGCTGCAGCAGAAAGCTTGCTAGCATTCGTTTCTGCAGGCTTTTCCGAAGGAGATGAACAGGATATCATCTCTTCGCTATCTTGGCTTTGATTTTCCGACTCAGGAGCAGTATTATGAATCGGTTCTGCTTCTTCCTTTTGAACCACTTCACCAGAAATATTGTTGGTTTCATCATTTTTTGACGTTTCTGAATTATTACAGCTCTGGGGTTCAGCTACTTTCTCTTCTAACTCAATAACATTCTCCGTATCAACCAGTTGCCTTAGAACAGTACCAGGAGGGGCCAAAGCTACTTCTTTGTAAGATATGGATCTTGAAGCCATTTGAGAAACTGAAGCAGGAGACAGTGAGATGACCTTGGAGGCTGTCGGTTTTGCCTGCAGCTTGATAGAATCATCGCCAGCACTTGATCTTTGTGGAATTGATTGCTTTATCTGTGGAAATCCACTTTGAATGGTCTTAACAGCTACTGGCTTCTGCGCTGGAGAGTTTGTGTCCTGCTTGTAATTACTTTGTCTGACATTAGAATATTCAGGGTGGTGCACGTTGAGCTTCGGAAGAACCGGGCGTTTCCGACCAACCTTCCTTCCAACGACATGCCCTGACCGCCCTTTTGAATGAGCCTCTTGCCACCCATCATCTGAATAAGTTTCTTCCAGGATTTCACTTTTAACCACTGTCTTAATCTCAGTGATGTTTTCAACTACTTTCTTTTGCTCTACATGTAAAAAATTGCTGACTTTAACTTCCTTTACACTATCATGTGATGACTTGGTAACTGGTCTTGGAGTATCAATGTGCAACTCATCCTCAgtcatttcattttgatgcCCCGAATGAGTTTTATCACTTGCACTCACTACCTggcaaaattaaaatgtcatgTGGCATGAGAATGAACACAATGGCATTCCTGTAAAGTAGAGAAAAATCATGTTACTTGTACACAAAACATGCTTACCTTAGCGCGTCTATGCTTCCTTTGTGTATCATTCCCTTTCGGATCTTGGTCAGGACTAATGTAATCCAAGAGATCTGATACACTGCAACAAAAGGTCAAAAGTTTTGGTGTGGAGAAATGTCAAAAGTTTTTTGGAAGAAAGTAATATGGGAATACCATATCACTACCTAAGGTGGCCTTTGCTCGAAATGAGTGCATCAGGCTTCGGGGTTCCATTACGTGCTGCTTCTTGCTGCTCCAAAGCCTTCGATTCAAAATATTCCAGCCACGCAGCCGCATCCTGTCCAAGAATAGATCATGCTTAGCTACCATTCAAATTTGAAGTCTAGAATAGTGTCAGACTCTCACAAATACGATTTAGTTCAATACAGATTGTGAATTCTCCAACCTGAGTGCGAAGGTCTTCTTCTCCAAGTTTGATTTTGAGTATATTGAGTGTTGTTTGTTCATGTTGCACACTCAAAGAATATGCCTCCATTAAAGAAAGGGCAATGGCAATGGCATGGTAGCTTGCAGCAGtctaaaaagtgaaaatgacCATCCATGAGAGAAGTAATTAGCATTGGCTAGGTTGAATGAATGTCGTACGTTCACTGACTGACTAATCGAACGAGAATGTCTGTACCTGTATGTGATCAGCTCCAAGTAACCTTTGGTTGCACTTAAGAGCTTCATGCAAATATCTAAGAGCAACATGAACATTCCCCACACCTTCTTCCATCATTGCAACATTGATGTATGTTGCAGCAGTGTTAGGGTGAGACAGTCCACAAGTGAAATGGAGAAGGAACAACGCTCGGTTTACATACCTAAAGAAACACCAAGTATAAGAaccataataaattttgtgtttcgTATAACAACATGTTTTGGCACTTACTTGAGAGCTAATTCAATGTGTTGAAGACGATAGTAGAAAACAGAAAGGTCTCCATAGCTCTTCATCGTGTCGGGATGATCAAGCCCAAGCTCCCTTTCATTGATATCCAAAGCCTTCTGTTGATATATTGTTGcctacaaaaaaaacaagagaaagCCAGCCAACACTTCTTAAACTCCAACCACTGTTTTAGGAGCTAAAAGCGAAAacccaaattaatttttggacTAAATAAGATTATTCGAATTGAATTACCTGATTAAAGTCACCAGTGTGATAGAGGACTACAGCAAGAAGACTATAAGCACTTGCGGTGGTTCGATGATACGGACCGCATACAGCAATCATTTTTGCCAATGCCTTTACCAAATATAAGTTCAATCACTATTTACCAAAGCAGAGAATAACAGACTTCCAtgcaaattcaaaattttgctacacAGGAAATGCTGCTCAATGGAGATTCATGTTTAATAAGtataaattcaaactttgaGAAGTTTTGTATGATTTAACCCAAGTTTCTTAGAAGTAAAATCTATGAATAATCTTGTtgattaaaatagtttatcaaaAGGAAGTAATAGAATAGATTAAATTCTAAAgaagtataaaaataatttttttaaaagaaaaaaaaaggtaccTTGGTTCCATAATTGACAGCGTCATCAAGCTTGCCTTTATCAAGAGCAACTTTAGATGATTCCAACAGATTCCGACCATCGGCCGACGTACAGCCCACATGCTACACAACACTCACAatcaacaaacaacaaaaatcagTCACGGATTCACTATCAACAATCACAGAATTCAATGATACAGAATTACAGATCAATCAATCGATTCGAGATTCTGACCTTACAAACAGGGACCACGCTCACCACGTCGTTTCTCCGGAACGGATTAGGGCATTCCAAATCGAAATCTCTCGGCGCCAATTCCAGCCCTACCTTGTGACAGATTCCTCGAAGAATCGACAGCTTTCTCAAGTGTGGGAACTCGTTGCTCAATCTCCACTTGAATCTCTTGCTTAAGAATGTACGAAGCCATTGCAGTCTCAGAGCTCCGTCTTCGTTTACGTTGTTGTTGTTCTCGTCGTCTTCTGATCCGTAGCTTCCGAGGAGGAAGTTCAGGGAGGAGGCTATGGCAGCAGATAGATCTGCGGTGTTCTCTACGGCGGCGATTACGGCTTTGATTACGTGCTTGAAGGCTCGAATTACCATCTCGTGAATGCATAGTGCTTGTATGTGTGGAAGCTTCTCCGCTAACTCCACCTAAATACCGTATTAATCTCAATGTTATTATACCTTTAGGAACGTCTTCTAAAGTGTTTGtgttaaaactataaattctCACCACTCGACCCAAGGAGCACATTCGAAGTCCTCTCAAGTGCATGAAATCGGTTAATGTGCGGCCATCAACAggtgaaagttcaagtgaccCAAAATCTGTCACCTAAAAATACAACACATAGAAATTATATCTTAGAAGAACaattcataataaaatttctatgAAATACAAGAAGAATGCAACAACTTTTACCAGCTTTGGCAATGCAATTTCATCATAGTACTTGTGTGCCATCACCATTAGCTCATCTGCTGTCTGTTCATTTCAAAGATTACTCAAAAAACAAGTTTGATTATCTTGACAAACATGGAAGATAAAAGAGTCTGTAGCAAACCTTTAGATGAAGACCAGTTCCACTTTCTTTAAGCCGAGACAATGCTTGTTTGGAAATTAGTTTCTCTAGATCTTCCTCTCCGTTGGTTACGGATTTCGTGCTCGGCCTGTCGATCGTACAAAGCTTGTCTTCCTCCTCATTCTCAACCGTGGTTTGCttcttttccctcttcttcaaAAGCTTGAACTGCTTTCCTAAGCCTTTGACTGCTGGTTCAATCTCCTTGACATCTCCAGGGGATTTGGACTTGGACTCTGGCTCATTTTCCTGCTTTTGTAGATGCTGCAGCCAACATGAACCAAGCTCCCATCTAATTGATTTCTTTGATGTTGTTGCCTCTTCCTCTAGCTTTGACAAGCTCTCTTTGATTACTTTTCGAACCAAAACTCGGGATGATTCAAGGTCATCTGAGGTTGTTTGAGCCGACGAGCATCCTTCGGGTGCATTAGCACTGATTTTGTGAAGCTGAATCCTCAGACTGTAATAAGAGTTTAGTAGATTAATATTTGGAAAGTGAGCATGAGTTAAGAATCACAATTGTTTTTCATTAGCAGGGTGGATTAGGACCTGTTGATGTTAAGAGCATTGGCCCCTCCATCTGGTTGATCATCAACTATGACATCTTGATTCTCTTCTCGTCCCATCTTTACTTTACCCACGACCTTTACCGTTGCAGTGTACCCACAGTGCTTAACAATGACAAGACTCAAGGAGGAAGTATCCTACAAAAGTTTACTCAAAATGTTTCAGTTTTTTTACAATAGAACCAAAAACACATGATGGTCAAATATGGTTTGGTCACGTCAACTTGAGGTCTTACCTGAACAACTACATTTTCATCTGCAGTCAACCCCTTTAACAAGTTTCTTTGTGCAACTTCCTCACCAGATACACCATCTAATCCATAACCGTCAAGTTTCACCGTAGGCTTTGTACTTGCATTGATCGAATCACGTCTTATCACGATAGACAAGTCTCCAATTCGATCCTCGTACACGATGCCGGGCGATTTCACTGTAACCTGTCCTGTTGAGTTGGAATCTATAAGACTAGAAATTGTTGAAACAGCTTTTTGTATTGCAATGTCAACAAATTGGCTGTGAAGTAAAAATGCTTTCCGATCTCGGACAATTCTCTCCTCCTCAGTTTTGCAAGGAAGCTTTGCCAATACCGCGAAATCAGTAGCCCACGACCGTAGATTATGCTCATTGTTTCGTCCTTGACCGCCGCCATTGCCACCCCAGTTTTCATCTTCTATAGGTAATGGTAGCAAGTCTGATGGAATCTCAATAACAGATGGAGGAACAAGCCAAGTATTCATCCGGAATCCATATGGAAGGTTACCAAACTAAAtccaaaaagataaaaactgATAAGAAAACACTCATATAACCATTTAGTTCAAACTTAAACAAAATGGTAACTTTGGTAAAGATGTAACTTGCCTTGTTATGTTCAAGAAACGCCTTCATCAAAGACTCGTATGcctgcatttttttttcacaatttgtTGGTTTTAAAACCCGAATCAAACCGTTGTCTTTTTCAGTTACTTTGTATATGAAACTGCATTATCGAATCGAATAGAGATAAATTCGAAGAACTCACATTGGCAAAACCTCTGCTTAGTTGCTGAAGAAGGTCCACAAGAGAATGGCTTTGTACAAACTGCTTTCCTGCCGTATAAAATCCCTTTGCTGAGGCAGTCACTTGTATTAATTTGCCATTGCATATTTTAATCTGCACAATTATTTGCAAAAGTTAAATCGCATCAAAAGGAAAGTTCAGTTCTTCAGCAAGAGCATCTTCTTAACAAATCACTCAAAAGAACAGCACCTGCATTCCAAAGTAATCTCCCTCGCGCTTTTCATCTACTGCGCCTTTCAAGTTGCATCTTTTCAATTCTGGGAAGCATACAGAGAACAAAAACTTTTTGTCAATGGAAAAGCAACTTATCTTTTGTCACATTGATCCCTGTTCCATTTTTCGTCAGCAGTTGTGAGACTAGAAAACAAGGAAAACAACTATTCTCTAGTTTAGTAATTTCTCACTCACGTATAATAGGAGGGGAGATGTGAGCCAGGGAGAAAAACTCAAAGAAGTCGGAGAGCTTCGGCGTCGGATGAATAGCAGCCATTCCAAGGTTGTCGGAAACAACAGAGACAGATGGCTCTGGCTGAGAAGACGGAGACCCACATCGAACTTCCGACCCCCCGTCCACAGGAGAAGAGGAATTCAAATTGGCATGATTATGAACTCTGCTATTCTTCTTCGTCCGAGACTCCGGCGTCGAGGCGCGCCTCGGCTTGCAGAACCTAGTGGTGCAGGTCACAATGTCCAGCAGCCTCCGAACATGAGCCACAGCTTGAGCTTCATTGGAGTAGTCCTCTATAAATACACACAAATACCAATCAGATTATGAACAAGTAAAAACTGATCGAAAAACAGTTAAACTTCCAATACTTTTTAGAACCCAATTCTGTGCAGTGTTGTTATCATCCGATGCATATTTTCTCAGAAACAAAGAGCAAAAAATTCCACcaggtatatatattttatatataatttgcaaattattagagaaaattgcttttcttttttcctctttctttgtACATTTTGGCATTTACTTTAAAGGCAGTATTTACCAAATTTAGGTTCGAAAAGACAGACACCTTTTTTATACCAAGAATCAAGTAAAGATTCCAAATAAACTTTTCCACTGTTCTTAAATTCTTATTCATTCTCCTAAATAAAATGCCACTTCTTTAACATCAAACCCACTTTTCTTGATGACCAAAAAGGCAAAAATGTCACAATCttgatataatttaatctaaagagacaaaatgaatgaaaagaaacaataaagaTTGAAATGGTGGCTGATGAATAATGACGATGATGATGATGCAAGTTTAGCACTACCATTACTTACCTTCAACCATTTTTAACAAACAAGGTTTGAGATTAGCAATCTCCATTTTGTCACTTAACTTCTGCCCCTTGAcctgtaaagaaaaaaaataataataaaaaaccatagagtataagaataaagaaaacatacacattaaccaataaataataaagtgagAGAAAACCTCATGGGATAAAGAATAATTTGTTAGGTGACATGTCTCTACATTCTGAGCCAACAATCTCCTCACATCCAGAATCTTATCAGTGGTGATACCCTgtaacaaaaatcaaaaacccCAACAAACCCCtcttaaaataaacttaaaagaacaacaaattacaaaaagaaaagaaaaaaaatgccagaaatgacaaaacaaaCCTTAAGAACAACTTGGGATTCATAAGGAGTAAGAACAGTAATGTCAACAACACTGGGAATCACTACACATTGAGGAagcaaaatgaagaaaaattaggCAAAacccaaaactaaaattggaaaataacattatttagAAAAGGGGATTATCACTTAGAAACCCaacctttctcttctttcttcttcttttcagaTTTTGCTTTGTTGGGCTTTCCTCTGTTAGACCTTGGAGCCATATCCTAGACTCCTTTTTTTCAGATTGAAagaccaataaaaataaaaagtttcaagTGTATTAAGAAAATTCCTGATGACccaaatgaacaaaaatcatGAGTAGTAAATTCAGCTGAGATTAAggggaaaagagaaaagaggtCGTGAGGGGAAATGAGGAAATGGGTAATgagagaaacaaagaaagatgGTATATCATGAAAGTTTGAGTGAGTGAGTGAATAGAGAAGtgattgaaattcaaaaaaaacaaaaaaaacaaagaaaaaaaaagaaaaaaaagaaagaagaagaagaagaagaagaagaagaagataggaTAAGGAAAAGGTATTTTGGGTTTCACTCTCTTATCTCTAGGATTTTGAGAGCAATACTAGCCTCTCCTTCTCGCTGATGGCTTGATTTCActcaaattctttaaaattattttataaaaagaaaataaagtttcatAGAGAGAGCGTTTGTGATGCACATGTGATTGGAGGTTTTtgaagagggaaaagaaagaagagacgacggagagaagaaaacaaaaaaggttGAAAGAAGAGGATGAGAAAGAACGGTTGAGTGATTGACACATGGAAATGGAGAAAGATGAGCCgttcatcttttgttttatagGATGTTTTGTAACATCTAGATTTTCTCACCAATTGGGCGGAAGGAATTATGGACCGCTCATTAAAAtgtttcttccaattttaggAATCACACACCCAATCTCCTTCTCCAATCTCATTCTTCTTACTTCAATTCATTTACATTTCCTTAATTACACCTTACCCTTCCTTACTCTCACatcaattcttcttttctccattcaaaaatttaaaaaaaaaaaaaaaaacttacatgGTATAACCATAATACGTATTGTATTACATACCTATTCGATTCTAAATTAATGTCATGCAATGGTACGTTGTAAAAAATAGGTGAAAATTTAATGGATTTAGAAAAGTGAAAGtggtttaatttaataaatggaaggtttacaaattttaattattaattgttaGAATGGGTTGTTTTTGTGTAATGTGATTAGTGAAATAATGTGAAAAGATGTTTTGCATGTTGGAGTGTACATGTTGCGTTTTTAATATGGAAAACAAAGATTGATGAGTCATTCATTTTTACTTGTACAAGTAGGAATCTAATTACATGAGAATTTGAGATCAATATTTGACATATCTATTGAGTGATTCACATCAACGtctcttccttctttcttcttattattttttttggaaaatgatcTTGTGTTTGTATTGTGTATGTAGTAGTAGTAGGTGAAACCAAAGAGTAGTCGTTTCAGATAATGGGTATCGGATTATAGATAAGATGTGTATTaccatttttgaaaaactgaTAGTTTGATTCTTAGatagacaaaaaaattaaaatagaatctTGTAACGGTACGTCGCAAACGAAAATTAAGTATTGAagtcttaaaagaaaaagaaaacaaaataaaatttatgatttctttCCTAAATTTCATAGTAGAGTTGTCGCCACGTGTGAGCATAATAGATTGAAAAACCAAGCTAACGAACTTTGGTTTGGGAAATCGAGAGAAGTCGGTTTCGAAAAGCTTCAAATTGATCATTTTCATTGTAATTATTAAACCGACGCGACAGATCAACCCTTACTCATCGATATCAAGATCACACTTTACTAAACTGAATATGGTCGATCCGGGATcgattttgtcaaaaaaaaaaataataataacaaccaACTTTG
Coding sequences within:
- the LOC101203860 gene encoding protein TSS, which produces MAPRSNRGKPNKAKSEKKKKEEKVIPSVVDITVLTPYESQVVLKGITTDKILDVRRLLAQNVETCHLTNYSLSHEVKGQKLSDKMEIANLKPCLLKMVEEDYSNEAQAVAHVRRLLDIVTCTTRFCKPRRASTPESRTKKNSRVHNHANLNSSSPVDGGSEVRCGSPSSQPEPSVSVVSDNLGMAAIHPTPKLSDFFEFFSLAHISPPIIQLKRCNLKGAVDEKREGDYFGMQIKICNGKLIQVTASAKGFYTAGKQFVQSHSLVDLLQQLSRGFANAYESLMKAFLEHNKFGNLPYGFRMNTWLVPPSVIEIPSDLLPLPIEDENWGGNGGGQGRNNEHNLRSWATDFAVLAKLPCKTEEERIVRDRKAFLLHSQFVDIAIQKAVSTISSLIDSNSTGQVTVKSPGIVYEDRIGDLSIVIRRDSINASTKPTVKLDGYGLDGVSGEEVAQRNLLKGLTADENVVVQDTSSLSLVIVKHCGYTATVKVVGKVKMGREENQDVIVDDQPDGGANALNINSLRIQLHKISANAPEGCSSAQTTSDDLESSRVLVRKVIKESLSKLEEEATTSKKSIRWELGSCWLQHLQKQENEPESKSKSPGDVKEIEPAVKGLGKQFKLLKKREKKQTTVENEEEDKLCTIDRPSTKSVTNGEEDLEKLISKQALSRLKESGTGLHLKTADELMVMAHKYYDEIALPKLVTDFGSLELSPVDGRTLTDFMHLRGLRMCSLGRVVELAEKLPHIQALCIHEMVIRAFKHVIKAVIAAVENTADLSAAIASSLNFLLGSYGSEDDENNNNVNEDGALRLQWLRTFLSKRFKWRLSNEFPHLRKLSILRGICHKVGLELAPRDFDLECPNPFRRNDVVSVVPVCKHVGCTSADGRNLLESSKVALDKGKLDDAVNYGTKALAKMIAVCGPYHRTTASAYSLLAVVLYHTGDFNQATIYQQKALDINERELGLDHPDTMKSYGDLSVFYYRLQHIELALKYVNRALFLLHFTCGLSHPNTAATYINVAMMEEGVGNVHVALRYLHEALKCNQRLLGADHIQTAASYHAIAIALSLMEAYSLSVQHEQTTLNILKIKLGEEDLRTQDAAAWLEYFESKALEQQEAARNGTPKPDALISSKGHLSVSDLLDYISPDQDPKGNDTQRKHRRAKVVSASDKTHSGHQNEMTEDELHIDTPRPVTKSSHDSVKEVKVSNFLHVEQKKVVENITEIKTVVKSEILEETYSDDGWQEAHSKGRSGHVVGRKVGRKRPVLPKLNVHHPEYSNVRQSNYKQDTNSPAQKPVAVKTIQSGFPQIKQSIPQRSSAGDDSIKLQAKPTASKVISLSPASVSQMASRSISYKEVALAPPGTVLRQLVDTENVIELEEKVAEPQSCNNSETSKNDETNNISGEVVQKEEAEPIHNTAPESENQSQDSEEMISCSSPSEKPAETNASKLSAAAEPFNPSTSMTSGLNTAAVTSIYDVRASQGALEPLLPPATSRVPCGPRSPLYYRNNNSFRMKHSFLKYQAPVMGRSGFGAPTMMNPHAPEFVPQRAWQTNHGDTNSKVHTELNPSPKTSLDENEKLADGLTATIEGKTKKNISDCEKSELARQILLSFIVKSVQNMDSGADEPSSKEKFKPSEKSSDAIANDSAIIKILYGNEGQLQKSGDNPNEKDSDVNKNKAGDGEGFIVVKNRRNRQQFTNVAGLYNQHSICASVR